The Bombus fervidus isolate BK054 chromosome 3, iyBomFerv1, whole genome shotgun sequence genome includes a window with the following:
- the Nup54 gene encoding nuclear pore complex protein Nup54 isoform X2: MSFGTGFGGTTSTPAPAFSFGATASTTATPVKPGFGTPSFGFSTPATSAPGLFGSSTTPATGAFGSGTTFGTPAATGFGNTATGGFASAPTFAASATSFGTTPVFGTPASSGTAFGTTSTFGSTPASTAGFGTFGTTTTSSLGFGGFSGFGTTTTTSAPSLFGGFGTTSTAPTFGTSTGFGAFGSKPTTTTTTTGFGGFGTGTGFTGFGSGLAQNQQQFQQQQQQQQQQPANTISEALYNAVFNCQLYNDERDNIIARWNLIQALWGTGKAYYYMNAPPIELNQENPLCRFKAIGYSRMPDADNNDGLVVLCFNKKKKDVKEGEAQLIGFMNNVLGNKPNLSLTIDNIKATGEDKSQVTIFITEKGITGAPRKIPASELVAYLSQPMQKQQLVQNGVEDMLPLVKLDPAQLKEYLDNPPCSIDPRLWKQAQLDNPNPELYIPVPMIGFQQVKHRLKCQEEETTRHRNFLDMAADEIQRLQRQHTAIQARLKEHRRTLLELQHRVLQVLVRQEITRKVGLSLQPEEEVLTRRFESMHSQVSAPTQFKGRISEMLSQLRMRNHIDTQNQERYAMDPIAQDDIKAYLTMEQQGMAQLIATINSDLESLKIIKDGMSELLMSHNIS, translated from the exons ATGTCATTTGGTACGGGATTCGGAGGAACGACTTCGACACCCGCTCCTGCGTTTAGTTTTGGTGCAACGGCTTCCACTACGGCAACACCAGTAAAACCGG GGTTTGGAACGCCATCTTTTGGATTTAGTACGCCAGCTACCTCAGCACCAGGTCTCTTCGGTTCCTCTACAACTCCAGCAACAGGAGCATTTGGAAGTGGTACCACTTTTGGTACACCAGCTGCAACTGGTTTTGGTAACACAGCAACAGGTGGCTTTGCCTCGGCACCTACTTTTGCTGCTTCTGCTACTAGTTTTGGAACTACTCCGGTGTTTGGCACGCCTGCTTCATCGGGCACTGCATTCGGTACCACTTCTACGTTTGGTAGCACACCAGCCTCCACCGCTGGATTCGGTACATTTGGAACCACTACAACATCCTCTTTAGGCTTTGGTGGTTTCAGTGGATTTGGAACTACAACAACCACTTCAGCGCCTTCCCTTTTTGGAGGATTTGGTACTACAAGTACAGCCCCCACTTTTGGTACATCTACAGGTTTTGGTGCTTTCGGCTCAAAACCAACGACAACAACTACAACCACTGGCTTTGGTGGTTTTGGTACAG GTACAGGATTTACGGGGTTTGGATCTGGGTTAGCACAGAATCAACAACAGtttcaacaacaacaacaacaacagcagcaacagccCGCTAATACCATATCCGAAGCGTTATACAATGCCGTATTTAATTGCCAGTTATATAACGATGAACGTGACAATATTATCGCGAGGTGGAACCTCATACAAGCTTTATGGGGAACTGGAAAAGCCTATTATTATATGAATGCTCCACCTATAGAGCTTAATCAAGAAAATCCACTATGTAGATTCAAAGCTATCGGGTACAGTCGGATGCCCGATGCTGATAACAACGACGGTTTGGTCGTACtttgtttcaataaaaagaaaaaggatgtTAAAGAGGGCGAGGCACAATTGATCGGTTTTATGAATAATGTTTTGGGAAATAAACCTAATTTATCGCTTACGATAGACAATATTAAAGCAACCGGAGAAGACAAAAGTCAGGTGACCATTTTTATCACTGAAAAAGGAATTACCGGAGCTCCAAGAAAAATCCCTGCCAGCGAGTTAGTTGCGTATTTATCGCAACCGATGCAGAAGCAACAATTAGTGCAAAATGGTGTAGAAGATATGTTACCTTTAGTGAAATTAGATCCTGCGCAGCTTAAGGAATACTTAGACAATCCGCCTTGTTCGATCGACCCACGATTATGGAAACAGGCTCAACTGGATAATCCCAATCCAGAACTTTATATACCTGTGCCGATGATCGGCTTCCAACAAGTTAAACACAGATTAAAGTgtcaagaagaagaaacaacaAGACACAGAAATTTCTTAGATATGGCAGCTGATGAAATACAAAGATTACAGAGACAACATACGGCGATACAAGCTAGATTAAAGGAACATCGGAGGACTCTGTTAGAACTACAACACAGGGTGTTGCAG GTGCTGGTACGTCAAGAAATTACACGTAAAGTTGGGTTATCTCTGCAACCGGAGGAAGAAGTTCTAACACGTAGGTTCGAATCTATGCATTCCCAAGTTAGCGCCCCAACTCAGTTCAAAGGTAGAATTAGTGAAATGCTTTCTCAATTGAGAATGAGAAATCATATAGACACACAAAATCAGGAAAGGTACGCGATGGACCCCATAGCACAGGATGATATAAAAGCG taCCTAACAATGGAGCAACAGGGCATGGCACAACTTATAGCAACGATAAACTCCGATCtagaaagtttgaaaatcATTAAAGACGGCATGTCTGAACTCTTAATGAGTCATAATATATCGTGA
- the LOC139985344 gene encoding uncharacterized protein: MSYISEQNQGSKYGQLAKKLLKIASISGRKVALRHAGEPIDYSTELLHEFGTTDITIGDVTADVMITTMGKIPNEMFYLEDTVATVVPQRIQETSTFAKAIVATQGYYRPTESSSHSPVLIALLTALFVILLLCCITACIVTKSKRRNNLFGKGNMECEPGCTGLNQPLLGKLSTTTNKTSISSLRN; the protein is encoded by the exons ATGTCGTATATAAGTGAGCAAAATCAG gGAAGCAAATATGGACAACTtgctaaaaaattattaaagataGCTTCAATATCTGGTAGGAAGGTTGCACTTCGTCATGCTGGTGAACCTATCGATTATTCTACTGAATTGTTGCACGAATTTGGTACTACAGATATAACAATTGGA GATGTTACAGCAGATGTTATGATAACAACAATGGGTAAAATTCCAAACGAAATGTTTTACTTAGAGGATACAGTTGCTACCGTAGTTCCACAAAGAATACAAGAAACATCTACATTTGCAAAAGCTATTGTGGCAACTCAAGGATATTATCGACCAACAGAGTCCTCCAGCCATTCGCCGGTTTTAATTGCTTTATTAACCGCtctttttgtaatattgttattatgcTGTATTACGGCATGTATCGTAACAAAGTCGAAGAGgaggaataatttatttgggAAGGGAAACATGGAATGCGAACCAGGATGTACAGGACTGAATCAGCCCCTGCTAGGAAAACTTTCAACCACTACAAATAAAACCAGCATTAGCtctttgagaaattaa
- the LOC139998426 gene encoding uncharacterized protein, whose product MIVYVPGRMPSHVGPYGSVRYPGTLLGVVPGFYSPISGYSTSPNPSYYESLSLQQQAPLDLPVWPRSMPIEEELATSPSAVIPGLGVSPDGLANGGPPSPAHSDSDASNSSLELGSIRRGENAQLKCRWQNCGRWFTSLEQLAGHVARLHAAPGPRGLFYCGWEGCARGERGFNARYKMLVHVRTHTNEKPHHCFQCDKSFSRAENLKIHARSHTGERPYVCPVEGCNKAYSNSSDRFKHTRTHAVDKPYCCKVPGCPKRYTDPSSLRKHVKTYRHYVNNNDKVQEKSFEENNSQEKARFDTVTPEKQSSSTHSESSDKKDSSIESSVSGSSPKASNSFEEQRNFVEWNNMYNLQEQRKEQEHVTPRKTYEQEVKIYPRIYDESYIIPDRIQVNPMYVSNNPIIKESPPQSVRSVSPQTSPHHVPETLPHIGMQSTPIKIEEPIECPSKVSTVDYRNIESIINSTPCKKENVVICDPVRHSVIKRAEDLKMEVEQIPTKEDICKDTTDCCCRHKCCVHSNDNILEKTKILSDLILKTQNPLFRHLLGTVDLQYGLQNMWGNIVDTNNTCGQDLRVKNENVVEMEQDLPLDLTINK is encoded by the exons ATGATCGTTTACGTTCCGGGTAGAATGCCAAGCCACGTTGGTCCGTACGGCTCTGTTCGCTATCCGGGCACGCTGCTAGGAGTGGTACCGGGTTTTTACAGCCCGATTTCCGGTTACTCGACTAGCCCAAACCCCAGCTACTACGAGAGCCTCAGCCTGCAACAACAAGCACCGCTGGACCTTCCGGTTTGGCCACGAAGCATGCCGATCGAGGAAGAACTCGCGACTTCCCCGTCGGCTGTGATACCGGGTTTGGGAGTCTCGCCGGATGGGTTGGCAAACGGTGGACCACCTAGTCCAGCTCACAGCGACTCGGACGCCTCCAACTCCAGCTTGGAACTTGGCTCCATTCGACGTGGCGAAAATGCTCAACTAAAATGCAG ATGGCAAAATTGTGGTCGTTGGTTCACATCCTTGGAACAGCTGGCAGGACACGTTGCGCGACTTCATGCTGCGCCAGGACCACGTGGTCTTTTTTACTGTGGCTGGGAAGGGTGTGCCAGAGGTGAACGTGGATTTAACGCCAG GTACAAGATGCTGGTCCACGTTCGAACGCACACGAACGAGAAACCGCATCACTGTTTCCAATGCGACAAAAGCTTCAGCAGAGCGGAAAACCTGAAGATTCACGCTCGTTCTCATACCGGTGAACGCCCTTACGTTTGCCCCGTCGAAGGATGCAACAAAGCTTACTCCAACTCCTCGGACAGGTTCAAGCACACCAGAACTCACGCCGTGGACAAGCCTTACTGCTGCAAGGTACCTGGCTGTCCCAAGAGGTACACCGATCCTTCCTCTCTGCGTAAACACGTGAAAACCTACAGACACTACGTGAATAATAACGACAAGGTGCAAGAGAAGAGTTTCGAGGAAAACAATTCGCAAGAGAAAGCGAGATTCGATACCGTAACGCCGGAGAAGCAGAGCAGCAGTACCCATTCCGAGTCGTCCGACAAGAAAGACAGCAGCATCGAGAGCAGCGTATCAGGGTCTAGTCCAAAGGCCAGCAATAGCTTCGAGGAGCAGAGAAATTTCGTCGAGTGGAATAACATGTACAATCTGCAAGAACAACGCAAGGAACAGGAGCACGTCACGCCGAGGAAAACCTACGAACAGGAAGTGAAGATCTATCCGAGAATTTACGACGAGAGTTACATAATACCGGACAGAATTCAGGTGAATCCCATGTACGTATCCAACAACCCGATCATCAAGGAGAGCCCACCTCAATCGGTTCGGTCGGTCTCGCCTCAGACCAGTCCGCACCATGTCCCCGAAACGTTGCCTCATATCGGAATGCAGTCGACGCCCATCAAAATCGAGGAACCCATCGAATGCCCCAGTAAGGTCAGCACGGTCGATTACAGGAACATCGAGTCGATTATCAACAGCACGCCCTGCAAAAAGGAGAACGTCGTTATTTGCGATCCAGTGAGACATTCTGTGATAAAACGAGCGGAAGACCTGAAAATGGAGGTCGAGCAAATACCGACCAAGGAGGATATCTGCAAAGATACCACCGATTGCTGTTGTCGTCACAAGTGTTGCGTGCACAGTAACGACAATATCTTGGAGAAAACCAAGATCCTGTCGGATTTAATCCTCAAGACGCAGAATCCTCTGTTCAGACACCTGTTGGGCACGGTGGATCTGCAATACGGATTACAGAATATGTGGGGCAACATCGTGGACACGAACAATACCTGCGGACAAGACCTTCGAGTTAAGAACGAGAATGTGGTAGAGATGGAGCAGGATCTTCCATTGGATTTGACAATCAATAAATGA
- the Nup54 gene encoding nuclear pore complex protein Nup54 isoform X1, with translation MSFGTGFGGTTSTPAPAFSFGATASTTATPVKPAGFGTPSFGFSTPATSAPGLFGSSTTPATGAFGSGTTFGTPAATGFGNTATGGFASAPTFAASATSFGTTPVFGTPASSGTAFGTTSTFGSTPASTAGFGTFGTTTTSSLGFGGFSGFGTTTTTSAPSLFGGFGTTSTAPTFGTSTGFGAFGSKPTTTTTTTGFGGFGTGTGFTGFGSGLAQNQQQFQQQQQQQQQQPANTISEALYNAVFNCQLYNDERDNIIARWNLIQALWGTGKAYYYMNAPPIELNQENPLCRFKAIGYSRMPDADNNDGLVVLCFNKKKKDVKEGEAQLIGFMNNVLGNKPNLSLTIDNIKATGEDKSQVTIFITEKGITGAPRKIPASELVAYLSQPMQKQQLVQNGVEDMLPLVKLDPAQLKEYLDNPPCSIDPRLWKQAQLDNPNPELYIPVPMIGFQQVKHRLKCQEEETTRHRNFLDMAADEIQRLQRQHTAIQARLKEHRRTLLELQHRVLQVLVRQEITRKVGLSLQPEEEVLTRRFESMHSQVSAPTQFKGRISEMLSQLRMRNHIDTQNQERYAMDPIAQDDIKAYLTMEQQGMAQLIATINSDLESLKIIKDGMSELLMSHNIS, from the exons ATGTCATTTGGTACGGGATTCGGAGGAACGACTTCGACACCCGCTCCTGCGTTTAGTTTTGGTGCAACGGCTTCCACTACGGCAACACCAGTAAAACCGG CAGGGTTTGGAACGCCATCTTTTGGATTTAGTACGCCAGCTACCTCAGCACCAGGTCTCTTCGGTTCCTCTACAACTCCAGCAACAGGAGCATTTGGAAGTGGTACCACTTTTGGTACACCAGCTGCAACTGGTTTTGGTAACACAGCAACAGGTGGCTTTGCCTCGGCACCTACTTTTGCTGCTTCTGCTACTAGTTTTGGAACTACTCCGGTGTTTGGCACGCCTGCTTCATCGGGCACTGCATTCGGTACCACTTCTACGTTTGGTAGCACACCAGCCTCCACCGCTGGATTCGGTACATTTGGAACCACTACAACATCCTCTTTAGGCTTTGGTGGTTTCAGTGGATTTGGAACTACAACAACCACTTCAGCGCCTTCCCTTTTTGGAGGATTTGGTACTACAAGTACAGCCCCCACTTTTGGTACATCTACAGGTTTTGGTGCTTTCGGCTCAAAACCAACGACAACAACTACAACCACTGGCTTTGGTGGTTTTGGTACAG GTACAGGATTTACGGGGTTTGGATCTGGGTTAGCACAGAATCAACAACAGtttcaacaacaacaacaacaacagcagcaacagccCGCTAATACCATATCCGAAGCGTTATACAATGCCGTATTTAATTGCCAGTTATATAACGATGAACGTGACAATATTATCGCGAGGTGGAACCTCATACAAGCTTTATGGGGAACTGGAAAAGCCTATTATTATATGAATGCTCCACCTATAGAGCTTAATCAAGAAAATCCACTATGTAGATTCAAAGCTATCGGGTACAGTCGGATGCCCGATGCTGATAACAACGACGGTTTGGTCGTACtttgtttcaataaaaagaaaaaggatgtTAAAGAGGGCGAGGCACAATTGATCGGTTTTATGAATAATGTTTTGGGAAATAAACCTAATTTATCGCTTACGATAGACAATATTAAAGCAACCGGAGAAGACAAAAGTCAGGTGACCATTTTTATCACTGAAAAAGGAATTACCGGAGCTCCAAGAAAAATCCCTGCCAGCGAGTTAGTTGCGTATTTATCGCAACCGATGCAGAAGCAACAATTAGTGCAAAATGGTGTAGAAGATATGTTACCTTTAGTGAAATTAGATCCTGCGCAGCTTAAGGAATACTTAGACAATCCGCCTTGTTCGATCGACCCACGATTATGGAAACAGGCTCAACTGGATAATCCCAATCCAGAACTTTATATACCTGTGCCGATGATCGGCTTCCAACAAGTTAAACACAGATTAAAGTgtcaagaagaagaaacaacaAGACACAGAAATTTCTTAGATATGGCAGCTGATGAAATACAAAGATTACAGAGACAACATACGGCGATACAAGCTAGATTAAAGGAACATCGGAGGACTCTGTTAGAACTACAACACAGGGTGTTGCAG GTGCTGGTACGTCAAGAAATTACACGTAAAGTTGGGTTATCTCTGCAACCGGAGGAAGAAGTTCTAACACGTAGGTTCGAATCTATGCATTCCCAAGTTAGCGCCCCAACTCAGTTCAAAGGTAGAATTAGTGAAATGCTTTCTCAATTGAGAATGAGAAATCATATAGACACACAAAATCAGGAAAGGTACGCGATGGACCCCATAGCACAGGATGATATAAAAGCG taCCTAACAATGGAGCAACAGGGCATGGCACAACTTATAGCAACGATAAACTCCGATCtagaaagtttgaaaatcATTAAAGACGGCATGTCTGAACTCTTAATGAGTCATAATATATCGTGA